The Solidesulfovibrio sp. DNA window ATCCTGACAAGCATCCTCGCGCTCTTATCATGCTTTCTTCCGGTGACCGGATTTTCCGCGACAGGTGACTATCTTTGGTCCGGCGACATCGGCGGCGACAAGGCCACTTGGTCGACTCCCCTCCTGTTTAACAATTCCATCATCGTGCAGGGACAGGATGGCGGCATCACCGCTCTGCGCGCCGACACCGGCCAGCAAGTCTGGTACAATTCCACGACCGCCGGCGACACCACCTCCCCCATCCTCTTCGACAACAATGTCTATATGATCGCCGGTTCCCATGTGTACAAGATCGCGCCCGCAACCGGGGCCATCCTGGCCGACCGCAGCCTGACCGGTACGGTCTACGGCCAGGCCCCGGCCGCCTCGGGCCAACTCCTGTTCTTCATCGAAGGCGGCGAATCCGCCTTCACCCTCCACGCCGCCTCGCTTGCCAGCCTGGAGGATATCTGGACCAAGCCCCTGGGCGCCGCCATGGCGAGCGTGCTCACCGACGGCACGAACCTCTACGTCCTGGCCGATACCCTGACCGCCCTCGATCCCCTGACCGGCAACCAGCGTTGGTCCGTGCCCCCGCCCGACGGCTACGACTATTTCAATGCCGGCTCCCTGGCCGACCGCACGCTGGTGGCCTTCGCCGCCAAGCAGTGGGACAGCGGCAATGTCCTGGCCGCCTGGTCCCTGGGCGACGGTTCCGCCGCGCCCGGCCTGGCCTGGACCCAGGACTTCGGCACGGGCATGACCGACGGCTCGCCCCCGGCCATCGACGGCGGCCGGGTCTACGCCAACTCCCGGGCCGGCGTGCTGCGGGCCTTCACCCTGGCTTCGGGCAGTCCGCTGTGGACGTATACCGTGCGCAACACCGACCTGGCCCCGGCCCTGCCCACGGCCGTGGACGGCAAGGTCTACATCCAGCTCTTCGTCGGCCCCCCGACCATGCTCTGCCTGGACGGGGCCACGGGGGCCGTGGCCTGGCAGACCCCCCGCAGCATGAGTACGGCCTGGAGCCAGCCGGCCATCAAGGACGGCCGGGTGTACCTGGCCACGGACTGGAGCGGCGTATTCGCCTTCGCCGCCGGCCACACGGACTCCATCTGGCCCATGTTCAAGAACAACCCGGCCCTGACCGGATCGAGCGACACGCCGGCCCCGAACCAAGCCATCGCCCCCGTCGACCTGCTGCTTCTGGGGCAATGACCCCGGGCGAGCCCGCCCACCCCCGCCACGCCCGCGCCGGACGGCCCGCCGCCGCCGGCGCGACGCCCTTTCCAGCCGGCCGAAACTGGCGTATCCTCGCCCCCCGGAGGCAGTCGGCATGCGGCGACGCGACGTATTGCGGGCGTTTTTCGCCCTTCCCGTCCTGCTCGCCGGCTGCGGCGGCGACGAGGAGGCCGTGCGCGTGGACCTGTCGCGCCGCGAGGAGCCGACCCTTCGCCTGCCGCCCAAGGCCGTCACCTACGCCTACCTGCCCCAGTTCGCCCACACCGTCTCCTACGAGCGCCACCGGCTGCTGCTCGACTACCTCGCCCGGGCCACGGGGCTGCCCTTGCGCCAGATCTTCCCCGACACCTTCGAGGAACACGTGCGCATGGTGGAGCGCGGCGAAATCGACATCTCCTTTTCCAATCCGTTCGCCTACATCCGCATGGCCCGGTCCGGCACCCGGGCCTTTGCCCGCATCATCGAGCCCTCGGGCAAGCCGGATTTCCGCAGCCAGATCATCTGCCGCCGCGACAACGCCCAGCTGCGCAGCCTGGAGGACTGCCGGGGCAAGCGCTGGATGGCCGTGGACCCATCCTCGGCCGGCGGCTACATCTACGCCCTGGGCGAATTCCTGGACCACGGCATCCGCCGTCGCGACTTCGCCGAGATCACCTTCGCCCCGGGGCCGGGCGGCAAGCAGGAAAAGGTCGTGCTGGCCGTGTTCGCCGGCACCTGCGACCTGGGCTCCGTGCGCGACGGGGCGCTGGACATCCTGGCCGGCAAGATCGACATCGGCCAGATCCGCATCCTGGCCGAGAGCAAGGCCTACCCCGGCTGGGTCTACGCCGCCCGGGCCGGGCTTTCGCCGGAGATCACCGCCAAGGTGGCCAAGGCCATGTTCGCCCTGTCCATGGAGCGCCCCGACGACGCCGTCATCCTGCAAACCGCCGGCATGCGCGGCATCATCCCGGCCACGGACACCGACTACGCCCCGGTGCGCGCCCTGGCCGAAAAGCTCGACCTCGACGCCGCCACGGAGGAGGAGGAATGACCGCCTGGCCGAGCCTGTCGCGCCTGAGCTTTCGCACCAAGATCAACTGCGGCATCGTGCTCATCGTCGCCTGCATCAGCATCCCCCTGGCCTACCTGACCTGGCGGGCCGCCGCCGGAACGCTGCAGGCCGAGACCCGCAAGCGCGGCCTGGTCCTGTCCGAAAACCTGGCCATGCGGGTGTCCGACGCCATGCTGTCCATGGATTTGCTGCGCTTAAAAAACATGGTGGACGAGCTCAAAAAGGTCGACGACATCGTCTACGCCTTCATCCTCGACCGCGACGGCAACGTGCTCGTGCATACCTTCAGGGGCGGCTTTCCCGTGGAGTTGCGCACGGTCAACGCGCCCAAGGACGGCGCGCCCCATATCCAGCTCCTGGACACCGGCCGGGAGTTCGTGGACGACTTCGCCGCGCCGGTGGTCATCGTGGGCACGCCCTTCGGCACGGCCCGCATCGGGCTGTCGCGCACCAAGGCCGAAGCCGCCGCCGACAGCCTGGCGCTGATGATCGTGTTCTATTCCGGCGCGGCCATGGTGGCCGCCCTGGCCTTTTCCACGCTGTTCGCCCGGCGGGTCACCGAACGCATCAACCGCCTGCGCGCCCATGCCGAGGAAGTGGTCAAGGGCAACCTGGACCAGCGCACCGGCCCCAGGGCCCAGGCCGCCTGTTCCACGGTCCTGTCCTGCGACAAGCGCCTGTGCCCGGCTTACGGCGACCGCGACCGGCGCTGCTGGCTGACCGCCTCGCCGGGCCAGCGCTGCGAGGGCCCGGAGTGCTGCCAGGGCTGCCCGGTCTTCGAGACCCAGAAGGGCGACGAGATCCAGGACCTGGCCGAAACCTTCGACGTCATGGCCGTGTCGCTCAAAACCCACCTCGACGAGCTGCGCCAGGCCAAGCAGGAGCTCTCGCGCCAGGAACGCCAGCTGCGCACCATCCTCGACGCCACGCCGGACCTGGTCTGCCTGCTCGACGAGAACCTCTCCTACCTGGCCGTCAACCGGGCCTTCGCCGCCTGGGTCGGGGCCGATCCCCGCGACATCGTCGGCGCCACCGACCGCGACGTCTTCCCCGACGACGAGGGCCGGGCCATGCACGACGAAAACCGCCTGGTCCTGGCCACCTCCCGCCCCAGCGACCGCGAGGTGGCCGCCCGCCGGGCCGGCGCCGCCGTGTGGCTGCACGTGGTGCGCGTGCCCATCGTGGATTCCAAGGGCAAGGCCATCGGCATCCTGCGCACCGCCCGCGACGTGACCCAGCTCAAGCAGTTCCAGGAACAGCTCATCCAGTCCCAGAAGATGGAGTCGCTGGGCAAGCTGGCCGGCGGCGTGGCCCACGAGATCAACACGCCCCTGGGCGTCATCCTCGGCTACGCCCAGTTGCTCCAGGAGGACGTCCCGGCCGAAAGCCAACTGCGCGCGGATTTGCAAACCATCGAGAAACAGGCCAAGGTCTGCCGCAAAATCGTGGCCGATCTGCTCGGCTTTTCCCGCCAGGCCGAAAGCGCCAAGATCGAGATGTGTTTCAACAACTCCCTGATGGAGGCCGTAAGCCTGGTGCGACACGCCTTTTCCCTGGAGCGGACCGCCATCGCCACGGACCTCGACGAGCGCATGCCCATCATTTACGGCGACCCGGAAAAGCTCAAGCAGGTCTGGATCAACCTGCTCTCCAACGCCCGCGACGCCTTGGCGCCGGGCGGGGGGGCGCTGCTTGTGCGCTCGCGCCTGTTCGCCGGGAAGCAGAAGGTCACGGCCTGGTTCGCCGATACCGGCCCCGGCATCGACCCCGATACCCGGCACCGCATCTTCGACCCCTTTTTCACCACCAAGCCCGTGGGCCAGGGCACGGGGCTGGGGCTTTCCGTCTCCTTTGGCATCATCCAGGACCACGGCGGCGCCATTACCGTGCAAAGCCCCGTGCCAACGGGCTTTTTCGACGACATGTCCCTGGGCGACAACCCCGGGCCGGGCACCGTCTTCGTCGTGGACCTGCCCCTCGATCACGAAGAAACGCTCGGCGGGCCGCGATCCGCCGACCCCGCGGAGGGATAACCCATGGCCGAAATCATCGTGCTCGACGACGTCATCGACGCCGGCGTGGTCATCAAGCGCATTCTCGAACGCAAGGGCCACCGCGTCGGCGTGTTCACCGAGGAAGAGGAGGCCCTGGCCCATGTGGCCAAGAAAAAGCCCGATCTGGCCATCCTCGACATGAAGCTCAAGAAAATGAGCGGCGTGGAGGTGCTGGAGGAGATCAGGAAGCGCTCCCCGGACACCCGGGTCATCATGCTGACGGGCTACCCCACCCTGGAGACGGCCCGGGAATCCGTGCGCCTGGGCGCCTGCGAGTACTGCGTCAAGCCCATCGACAAGGAAGAGCTGGAGCGCAAGGTGGAAGAGGCCCTGGCCGCGCCCCGGGGCTGACGGCGTCGGAGGGGACGTGTTTTCCAAGGAACTGTTTCGCCGCTGGACCTACCAGGTCTTCGCCCCGGGCGTGCTGTTGCGCGAGAAGTACAACGCCTTCCGGGAACTGTTGCGCTTCGACGACCTGAGCCTGGAACTCGTGGCCGCCATCGAGGACGTGCACTACGGCGCGGCCGTGGTGGACTGGGCCAGGGTGGCCCATCTGACCCGGCGGCTGCGCCAGTCGGTATCCGAGATGGTCACCAGGCTCGCCCGGCTGTCCCCGAGCCGGCACCTCGACCTGGCCGAATACGCCAGGAAGGTGGATTTCTACGTCCAGATGGCCCTGGACGTGCCGGCCGGGGACATGGCCGGCCCCTTTGTCCGCTCCCTGGCCGACGTGGCCGGCGACGCGGCCACGGCCGGCGGCAAGGCGGCCAACCTGGCCCGGGCGGCCCAGACGGCCAGGGTCCCCGTGCCGCCGGGCTTCGTGGTCACCACCGCCGCCTTCCGCTATTTCCTGGAAGCCTGCGAGCTGCGCCCGAAGATCAACCGCCAACTGCGCCGGGTGGACCTGTCCCGGCCGGGCGAGGTGGCCGAGGCGGCCGCGGCCATCCGGGCGCTGATCGCGGCCGCCAGCCTGCCCGACGAGGTGGCCGGCCCCCTGGCCGAAGCCGCCGCCGGACTGGCCCACGTTCCCGGCGGCGAGGCGCTGCTGCTGGCGGCCCGCTCCTCGGCCGTGGCCGAGGACGGCCGGGCCTCTTTCGCCGGGCAATACGAAAGCGTGCTCCATGTCCCGGCCGCCGATGCCGCCGCGGCCTATCTCCGGGTCGTGGCCGGCAAGTACGCGGCCAAGGCCATCACCTACCGGGCGCTCATGGGGTTCGCCGACGAGGAGACGCCCATGGCCGTGCTCTTCCTGCCCATGCTGCCGGCGGCGGCCTCGGGGGTGCTCTATACCCGCGACAGCGGCGACGGCGAAGCGCCCATGGCCGTCTACGCCGTGCCCGGCCTGGGCGCCGGCCTGATGGAGGGCGCGTCCAGCCCCGAACGCCTGGCCCTGTCCCATGACCCGCCGCATTTCCTGCTCGACCGCGTCAGCCTCGACGGGCCGGTCCTGCCGGAAGCCTCGGCCCGCAAGCTGGCCGCCATCGGCCTGTCCCTGGAGCAGGCCTTCGGCGCGCCCCAGGACGTGGAGTGGGTGCTCACCCCGGGCCGGGAGCTCTACGTCGTGCAGTCGCGGCCCATGGCCGTGGAATCGGGCACGCGTGACGCGGCCGAGCCACCGGCCCCGCCGGCCCCGCCGGCGACCCCCCCCCTGCTGGCCGGCGGCCAGCGGGCCTCGGGCGGCGCGGCCACCGGCACGGTGCTGTTCGCGGCAACCGTCCTCGACGTGGACACCATCGGTCCGGGTACGGTGCTGGTGACGCCCACCCTGCCCACGAGCCTGGCCCGGGCCGTGGACCGCCTGGCCGCCGTGGTGGCGGTCTCGGGCAGCCGGGCCGGGCATTTCGCCTCCGTGGCCCGGGAGTTCGGCCTGCCGGTGGTCACCGGCGCCGAGGGCGCCTTCGAGGCCCTGTCCGAAGGGGCGCGGGTGACCGTGGACGCCGATGCCGGGGCCGTCTACCCGGGCCGCGTCGAGGCCCTGCTGGCCCGCTCCCGCCAGGCCCGGGCCGACGCCGGCTCCCCCGTGGCCAGGCGCCTGGCCCGGCTCGTGCCGCTTCTGGCCGGGCTGACGCTCACCGACCCCACCTCGCCCGATTTCGCTCCGGCCAAGGTCCGTTCCCTGCACGACGTGGTGCGTTTCGCCCATGAAAAGGCCGTGACCGAGATGTTCTCCCTGGTCGGCGACGACGCCCGGGGCCTGGCCTCGGCCCGCAAGGTCAAAAGCCCGCTGCCCATGACCATGTACCTGCTCGACCTCGGCGGCGGCGTGTTCGAGTCGGCGGCGGCGGACAAGGAAGTGCGGCCGGACCAGATCCGCAGCGCGCCCATGTGGGCCTTGTGGTCGGGGCTGGCCGCCGACGACGCGCCCTGGCCCGAGGGGCCGCCCATCCTCGACGACGCGGCCCTGGACCGCACCAGCGCCGGCCTGTTTCTCGGCGAGGACCGCCACCTGGCCAGCTACGCCGTCATTTCCGACATCTACGCCCACGTCATGCTGCGCTTCGGCTACCACTTCACCGTGGTCGACGCCCTGTGCGGCCCCAAGGAGAACCAGAACTTCGTCCATTTCCGCTTCAAGGGCGGCGGGGCCGACATCGCCCGGCGCGGCCTGCGCCTGTCGTGCGTGCGCCGGGTGCTGGCGCACTTCGGCTTCACGGTGCGGGCATCGGGCGACCTGCTCGACGCGAGCCTGGCCCGCGTGGCCGAGCACGTGGCCCAGAAGCGCCTGGCCATGCTCGGCTGCCTGCTGGCGGCCACGCGCCTGCTCGACATCCGCCTCGAGGACGAGGCCGCGGCCGGGGCCTGGGTCGAGGCCTTCATCGCCCGCACGGACCGCTAGGCGGCATGGGATGGCGGCCAGCGACCACGCCTATCCCCTGACCTGGGTGACGGACCGCCTGGCCGTGGGCGGGGCGCCCATGTCCTACGAGCAGCTGGCCTCCCTCAAGGAGCAGGGTGTCACGGCCATCCTCAACCTGTGCGCCGAATTCTGCGACCTCCACGACATCGAGGCCGCCTACGGCTTCGAGGTCCACTACCTGCCGGTACAGGACGAGGAGGCCCCGGACCTGGCCGCCCTGGAGCGGGCTCTGGAATGGCTCGACGAGGCCGTCTACCTGGGCAAGAAGGTGCTCATCCACTGCCGCCACGGCATCGGCCGCACGGGCACGGTCTTAAACGCCTACCTGCTGCGCCGGGGCCTGGGCCACAAGCTGGCCGCCCGGGTGCTGCGGCCCCTGCGGTCCAAGCCGACCAACTTCGACCAGTGGTGGACCATCCGCCGCTACGGCAAGAAATCGGGCAGGCTCACCATCCGCGAACCGCGCCTGGAATGCGGCCATCTGGTCGATTTGAGCCCGTTTCTGGCCGATTACGCCGGCCTGGTCGCGGCGGCGCGCCTGGCGGCCAGGGGGCTGCCCCGCTGCGGCCGCGACCACGACCGCTGCTGCCGCCGGCCCCTGTCGCTTTCGCTCATCGAAGCCGTGCACCTGGGCAACCGCGTCAACATCGGCCTGTCGAGCCAGAGCCGCCTGGCGGTCATCGAGGAGGCGGCCAAGGCTTCCCGCGAGTGGGAGGACCTGGCCCGGCGCTACGGGGAGAGCCGCGACCACTGCCTTTCGGCCTGGTCGCGGCCGTGCCCCCTGTCCCGGGAAGGGACCTGCCTGGTCTTCGCCAACCGGCCCATCGCCTGCGTGACGGCCGGCATGGCGCCGCAGGCCGAGGCGGCCCTGTGGGAGTCCACCCTGGAACCCGGCCTGGCCGGCCTGTCGCGCCAGGCCTTCCTGGCCCTGGCCGGGAGCTTAAGCGACGCGGCCCTGCCGCGCTTTCCCCTGCCGGACGTGGTTTCGGGGCGCTACGTGTCGGCGGTGTTCAAGTTCCTGCTGGCCCGGGAAAACGGCGGCGGGCGTTGACCGCACCCGGGACGGCGGGCTACAAGCCGGGACGCATTTTTCCAAAGGAGGCGGGCATGGCCGAGGATTTCAGGACGCTGCTCATGGAAACGGATCGCCTGGAGGACGGGGACCGCTGGTTCGGGGACATCCAGATCGGCGGCTGGTTCTATTTTTCCGCCCAGGCCGGGCCGTTCCACGACAGCCGCCCGCAGACCCTGGCCGGCCCCATGGGCTACGAATCCTTCGACCTGCGCCTGCAATCCGTGCGCGGCGTCATCAGCTACGGCCGCCACGGCGCCTGGGAGGAGCTTTCGGCCAAGCCCTGGGCGGCGCTTTTCAGCCAGGAAGCCCCCACGGTCATGCACGCCCCGGACGTGCCCGTGGCCACCTGCCAGCAAATCTACGAGGATCTGCTGGCGTTCGCCCGCACCCATCCGCTGCCGTAGCGGGAGGCGCCGCCCTTGCGGGCGGTTTGTTCTTGCCTGTCGTATTGTTTTTTTCTATGCGAAATGGCTGGAGGCATAGACAATGCAAATACTGATCGTCCTTTCCAGCGCCGACCCGGAAATCAAGTGGAACGCCGTGCGGTTGGGCAATTTCCTGCTCAACAAGGGCGAGGAGGTCACGATTTTCCTCAACGGCCCGGCCGTGGACCTCGCGGCCGGCGACAGCGACCGGTTTCCCATCGCGTCCGAAGCCAAGCTTTTCGGCTTAAGCGACGGCAAGCTAGCCGCCTGAGGGAAGTGCCTGGGCCTCCACGGTGTGGAAGCCAGCGCTCCGGTGGCCCTTTCCAACATGCAGTTCCTCTACGACCAATTGCGGCTCGCCGACAGAGTCCTGTCCTACTGAGTCCCCGGCGGGCGGTTGCCCGACCGCCCGCGTTGCCATCGCCCCGGTCCCGCGTTAGAGTCCGGCCATGAAAAATCCCGTGTCGGCCTTCCTGCGTCCCCTGGCGGCCGGGCTCGGCCTGGCGGTGCTCCTTCTGGCCGCCGGCTGCGCCGGCGTGGCCGAGAATCCGGGCCCCGCGCCCCGCCCCAACCCCGGGCCGGACGGCTCGCAGGTCCGCCTGCCGGCCAGCCCTCCCCCGGCGGCCGCGCCGACCACCCCCTGGAACACCCGCGTCAGCCCGGGGAGCCAGCAGATCCCGAGCTTCGCCTCCCTGGCCCCGGCCGTGGACCGCTCCATCGCCTACGCCGCCCGCAAACCCGCCTCGGCCGTGGCCATCGACAAGCCCGGCGCCAGCCTCACCTGGGGCCAGCTCCACCAGGCGCTTCTCACCTTCCGGCGCATCCTGCCCGAGCTCGACCGCGACCCCTCGGTCCTGTCGAAGTATTTCAAGTGGGTGCCCCTCGATACCGACACGCTTTTAACCGGCTACTACGAGCCCACCATCGAGGTCTCGCGCACCGCCCGCGGCCCCTACGTCTGGCCCATCTACCGCAACCCCGGCGCCAGCGCCAAGAAACACAGCCGCGAGGCCATCGACTACGGCGGGGCGCTTCGCGGCAAGGGTCTGGAGATCGGCTACGCCAAGGACCCCATCGCCGTCTTTTTCCTGCACGTCCAGGGTTCGGGCAAGCTGCGCTTCGTGGAGGACGGCACGACCGAGTACGTCCTTTTCGGCGGCAACAACGGCCACCGCTACGTGGGCGTGGGCCGGGTCATGGTCAACCGGGGCTGCTTCCCCGAGGAAGAGATGAGCATGCAGCGCATCCGCCGTTTCCTGGAGGAAAACCCCGCCCAGATCCGGGAATACCTGACCGCCAACCCGAGCTACATCTTCTTCAGGGAATCCCAGACCCCGCCCATCGGGGCCATGGGCGTGCCGGTCACGCCCCACGCGAGCATTGCCGTGGACCCGGGGTTCGTGCCCTACGGCTCGCTGCTGGTAGTGGACGGCGACCTGCCCGGTTTCCCGGGGCCGGCCCCGGAGCGCTTCACCGGCTTCGTCATGGCCCAGGATACGGGCTGCATGCGCGGCAACCATTTCGACCTCTACCTCGGGCCGGGCGAGAAGGCCGCCCACCAGGCGGGCCTGATGAAAGGCACGGCCAAGGCCTACATCCTCATGCCGCGCTAAGGCGCGCCGAAAAGGCAGGGCTCCCATGTCCCGCGTACTCATCGCCGACGACAACCCGATCTTTCGGGAGATGCTCAAGCGGCAGGTCGCGGGGCTGCTGGGCTGCGAGATCGTGGAGGCCGAGGACGGCGACGGCGCCGTGGCCCTGGCCGCCGCCGCCCGGCCGGAACTGATCCTGCTCGACCTCATGATGCCCGGCGTGGACGGCATCGAGGCCACCCGCCGCATCCGGGCCGTGCCGGGCCTTCGCGACGTGCCCATCGTGCTGCTTTCGGCCGAGACCGACCGGCGCAAATGGGCCGAGGCCCTCTCGGCCGGGGCCAACGATTTCGTGTCCAAGCCCTACCACCATCAGGAACTGGCCGCCCGGCTGTCGCTGCACGTGCAACTGTCGCAGCTCGGCCGGGAGCTGCGGGCCCAGAACGCGCTTTTTTCCCGGGAACGCTACCTGGCCGGCTGCGTCCAGCGCCAGCTCTTGCCCCGGGACCTCGATTTCGAGGGCTTCGAATCGGCGGCCGTGTACCAGGCCCAGGAGCAGGTGGGCGGGGATTTCTACGAGGCCTGGGACGACGGCTCGGGCGTGTACCTGCTCATGGCCGACATCTCCGGCCACGGCGCCTCGGCGGCCATGCTCATGGCCGTGTGCAAGGGGCTTTTGCTGTCGTTGCGGGCGGCGCGGCTTTCTCCGGCCGAGATCGTGGGACGGCTCAACCGGCTGTTGTGCGACCTGCTCGACGGCGGCGACCTGGACATGTTCGTGACCATGGTCCTGTGCCGCATCGACCGGACCACGCCGGTGCTGGCCGCCGTTTCGGCCGGGCACGTGCCGGCCTTCGTGCTGGGACCGGGAGGGCTTGCCGAAATCGACTCCACCGGGCCGGCCCTGGGCATCATGGCCGATTTCGACTGGGAGGCCCGGGTGGTGCCGTTCGCCCCGGGCGACACCCTGTTCCACTACACCGACGGCCTGACGGAACTGCGCTCGCCCACGGGAGAGTTTTTCGGCGACGACCGGCTGCGAGCCCTGCTGCGGCCGGA harbors:
- a CDS encoding MltA domain-containing protein is translated as MKNPVSAFLRPLAAGLGLAVLLLAAGCAGVAENPGPAPRPNPGPDGSQVRLPASPPPAAAPTTPWNTRVSPGSQQIPSFASLAPAVDRSIAYAARKPASAVAIDKPGASLTWGQLHQALLTFRRILPELDRDPSVLSKYFKWVPLDTDTLLTGYYEPTIEVSRTARGPYVWPIYRNPGASAKKHSREAIDYGGALRGKGLEIGYAKDPIAVFFLHVQGSGKLRFVEDGTTEYVLFGGNNGHRYVGVGRVMVNRGCFPEEEMSMQRIRRFLEENPAQIREYLTANPSYIFFRESQTPPIGAMGVPVTPHASIAVDPGFVPYGSLLVVDGDLPGFPGPAPERFTGFVMAQDTGCMRGNHFDLYLGPGEKAAHQAGLMKGTAKAYILMPR
- a CDS encoding fused response regulator/phosphatase; the protein is MSRVLIADDNPIFREMLKRQVAGLLGCEIVEAEDGDGAVALAAAARPELILLDLMMPGVDGIEATRRIRAVPGLRDVPIVLLSAETDRRKWAEALSAGANDFVSKPYHHQELAARLSLHVQLSQLGRELRAQNALFSRERYLAGCVQRQLLPRDLDFEGFESAAVYQAQEQVGGDFYEAWDDGSGVYLLMADISGHGASAAMLMAVCKGLLLSLRAARLSPAEIVGRLNRLLCDLLDGGDLDMFVTMVLCRIDRTTPVLAAVSAGHVPAFVLGPGGLAEIDSTGPALGIMADFDWEARVVPFAPGDTLFHYTDGLTELRSPTGEFFGDDRLRALLRPDRQPKDLIGEIIEAALPFCMGTLHDDLAMTALRRL
- a CDS encoding PEP/pyruvate-binding domain-containing protein, giving the protein MFSKELFRRWTYQVFAPGVLLREKYNAFRELLRFDDLSLELVAAIEDVHYGAAVVDWARVAHLTRRLRQSVSEMVTRLARLSPSRHLDLAEYARKVDFYVQMALDVPAGDMAGPFVRSLADVAGDAATAGGKAANLARAAQTARVPVPPGFVVTTAAFRYFLEACELRPKINRQLRRVDLSRPGEVAEAAAAIRALIAAASLPDEVAGPLAEAAAGLAHVPGGEALLLAARSSAVAEDGRASFAGQYESVLHVPAADAAAAYLRVVAGKYAAKAITYRALMGFADEETPMAVLFLPMLPAAASGVLYTRDSGDGEAPMAVYAVPGLGAGLMEGASSPERLALSHDPPHFLLDRVSLDGPVLPEASARKLAAIGLSLEQAFGAPQDVEWVLTPGRELYVVQSRPMAVESGTRDAAEPPAPPAPPATPPLLAGGQRASGGAATGTVLFAATVLDVDTIGPGTVLVTPTLPTSLARAVDRLAAVVAVSGSRAGHFASVAREFGLPVVTGAEGAFEALSEGARVTVDADAGAVYPGRVEALLARSRQARADAGSPVARRLARLVPLLAGLTLTDPTSPDFAPAKVRSLHDVVRFAHEKAVTEMFSLVGDDARGLASARKVKSPLPMTMYLLDLGGGVFESAAADKEVRPDQIRSAPMWALWSGLAADDAPWPEGPPILDDAALDRTSAGLFLGEDRHLASYAVISDIYAHVMLRFGYHFTVVDALCGPKENQNFVHFRFKGGGADIARRGLRLSCVRRVLAHFGFTVRASGDLLDASLARVAEHVAQKRLAMLGCLLAATRLLDIRLEDEAAAGAWVEAFIARTDR
- a CDS encoding phosphate/phosphite/phosphonate ABC transporter substrate-binding protein; translated protein: MRRRDVLRAFFALPVLLAGCGGDEEAVRVDLSRREEPTLRLPPKAVTYAYLPQFAHTVSYERHRLLLDYLARATGLPLRQIFPDTFEEHVRMVERGEIDISFSNPFAYIRMARSGTRAFARIIEPSGKPDFRSQIICRRDNAQLRSLEDCRGKRWMAVDPSSAGGYIYALGEFLDHGIRRRDFAEITFAPGPGGKQEKVVLAVFAGTCDLGSVRDGALDILAGKIDIGQIRILAESKAYPGWVYAARAGLSPEITAKVAKAMFALSMERPDDAVILQTAGMRGIIPATDTDYAPVRALAEKLDLDAATEEEE
- a CDS encoding dual specificity protein phosphatase — its product is MAASDHAYPLTWVTDRLAVGGAPMSYEQLASLKEQGVTAILNLCAEFCDLHDIEAAYGFEVHYLPVQDEEAPDLAALERALEWLDEAVYLGKKVLIHCRHGIGRTGTVLNAYLLRRGLGHKLAARVLRPLRSKPTNFDQWWTIRRYGKKSGRLTIREPRLECGHLVDLSPFLADYAGLVAAARLAARGLPRCGRDHDRCCRRPLSLSLIEAVHLGNRVNIGLSSQSRLAVIEEAAKASREWEDLARRYGESRDHCLSAWSRPCPLSREGTCLVFANRPIACVTAGMAPQAEAALWESTLEPGLAGLSRQAFLALAGSLSDAALPRFPLPDVVSGRYVSAVFKFLLARENGGGR
- a CDS encoding DsrE family protein, which codes for MQILIVLSSADPEIKWNAVRLGNFLLNKGEEVTIFLNGPAVDLAAGDSDRFPIASEAKLFGLSDGKLAAUGKCLGLHGVEASAPVALSNMQFLYDQLRLADRVLSY
- a CDS encoding ATP-binding protein, which produces MTAWPSLSRLSFRTKINCGIVLIVACISIPLAYLTWRAAAGTLQAETRKRGLVLSENLAMRVSDAMLSMDLLRLKNMVDELKKVDDIVYAFILDRDGNVLVHTFRGGFPVELRTVNAPKDGAPHIQLLDTGREFVDDFAAPVVIVGTPFGTARIGLSRTKAEAAADSLALMIVFYSGAAMVAALAFSTLFARRVTERINRLRAHAEEVVKGNLDQRTGPRAQAACSTVLSCDKRLCPAYGDRDRRCWLTASPGQRCEGPECCQGCPVFETQKGDEIQDLAETFDVMAVSLKTHLDELRQAKQELSRQERQLRTILDATPDLVCLLDENLSYLAVNRAFAAWVGADPRDIVGATDRDVFPDDEGRAMHDENRLVLATSRPSDREVAARRAGAAVWLHVVRVPIVDSKGKAIGILRTARDVTQLKQFQEQLIQSQKMESLGKLAGGVAHEINTPLGVILGYAQLLQEDVPAESQLRADLQTIEKQAKVCRKIVADLLGFSRQAESAKIEMCFNNSLMEAVSLVRHAFSLERTAIATDLDERMPIIYGDPEKLKQVWINLLSNARDALAPGGGALLVRSRLFAGKQKVTAWFADTGPGIDPDTRHRIFDPFFTTKPVGQGTGLGLSVSFGIIQDHGGAITVQSPVPTGFFDDMSLGDNPGPGTVFVVDLPLDHEETLGGPRSADPAEG
- a CDS encoding PQQ-binding-like beta-propeller repeat protein codes for the protein MVKGILTSILALLSCFLPVTGFSATGDYLWSGDIGGDKATWSTPLLFNNSIIVQGQDGGITALRADTGQQVWYNSTTAGDTTSPILFDNNVYMIAGSHVYKIAPATGAILADRSLTGTVYGQAPAASGQLLFFIEGGESAFTLHAASLASLEDIWTKPLGAAMASVLTDGTNLYVLADTLTALDPLTGNQRWSVPPPDGYDYFNAGSLADRTLVAFAAKQWDSGNVLAAWSLGDGSAAPGLAWTQDFGTGMTDGSPPAIDGGRVYANSRAGVLRAFTLASGSPLWTYTVRNTDLAPALPTAVDGKVYIQLFVGPPTMLCLDGATGAVAWQTPRSMSTAWSQPAIKDGRVYLATDWSGVFAFAAGHTDSIWPMFKNNPALTGSSDTPAPNQAIAPVDLLLLGQ
- a CDS encoding response regulator, with the protein product MAEIIVLDDVIDAGVVIKRILERKGHRVGVFTEEEEALAHVAKKKPDLAILDMKLKKMSGVEVLEEIRKRSPDTRVIMLTGYPTLETARESVRLGACEYCVKPIDKEELERKVEEALAAPRG